Proteins co-encoded in one Malus sylvestris chromosome 7, drMalSylv7.2, whole genome shotgun sequence genomic window:
- the LOC126630240 gene encoding mannose-6-phosphate isomerase 2-like — translation MEPPWDKSMKKKQKRSRLPVRLRCSVKNYDWGIVGHNSKVDRLFVLNFESDIDPGKPYAKFWIGTHESGSLYADLGSEPLSLKAWISQDPSVIGDKVIEKWGANLPFLFKVLSLLKLIDTRENAFSDVRSHSQAVQVFVSLLRSGSVGVKIQVATILGSLYKENELRVEICFGIEPVRLVPKSVSLVMVNNEEKKIKSEILGFDWVGPQVGRGQTAKKVLMINWVHLHDSSAETETEIEVRWKREKEK, via the exons ATGGAACCGCCGTGGGACAAGagcatgaagaagaagcagaagcgGAGCCGCCTCCCCGTCAGGCTAAGATGCTCCGTCAAGAATTACGATTGGGGCATTGTCGGCCATAATTCCAAGGTCGACAGGCTTTTCGTGCTCAATTTCGAGTCTGACATCGACCCGGGCAAGCCGTACGCGAAGTTCTGGATCGGGACTCATGAATCTGGGTCATTGTATGCGGATCTCGGGTCAGAGCCCCTGAGTCTCAAGGCCTGGATCTCGCAGGATCCTAGTGTGATTGGAGACAAGGTGATTGAAAAATGGGGTGCTAATCTTCCGTTTTTATTTAAGGTGCTTTCG TTGCTTAAGCTTATTGATACTCGTGAAAATGCTTTCAGTGATGTTCGATCTCACTCTCAAGCAGTCCAAGTGTTTGTTTCTCTTCTTCGATCAGGTTCAGTTGGAGTTAAGATACAAGTTGCTACTATTTTAGGTTCTCTCTACAAGGAGAATGAACTAAGGGTGGAAATTTGTTTCGGGATCGAGCCGGTGAGGTTGGTGCCGAAGAGCGTAAGCTTGGTGATGGTCAACAatgaagagaagaaaataaaatctgaGATATTGGGATTTGACTGGGTAGGACCTCAAGTGGGTAGGGGACAAACTGCAAAGAAGGTATTAATGATTAATTGGGTGCACTTGCATGACAGCAGcgcagagacagagacagagatagAGGTGCgatggaaaagagaaaaggaaaagtaa